Proteins from a single region of Streptomyces sp. HUAS 15-9:
- a CDS encoding ABC transporter permease: MTGLLARRFLTDAARTPVNLLVLVLVPVVFVVVASRPLADTADLLGGPGGPAVQTATAGWAAGFIAAIAMYFQLRGARAADRRLVLAGLAAARLVAARMATGLTLALLAATAALVALAARTGLGDQPARAVAGTVMYAVIYLAIGALIGALAANPVNGTVLVLFVWILDVFFGPVLGAADRPLTRVLPTHFVTLWMVDLPSGHGGHLGDLGWALTWTTAALAAAWTVITATTRTRHAHRRARPGSLRNQLAAGVRMGLREAGRNRVLWVLLIAVPVVFVLLAVATTPDENTALTVRENGRTFAQQAWLPDIHGGTMAPIAIGSLAALAGLFTILDARSGDRRLSLAGFRPAVLLASRLAVVALGALVATAASLAVTATVFDARNWPRYIAACVLIALTYGLIGVLLGPLFGRVGGVLIAFLVPFLDLGIEQSPMLRSSPADWAHALPGYGSGRILIDAALTPGFDETGSLLIALAWLTGLTLAAAILFRRPATTPG; the protein is encoded by the coding sequence ATGACCGGCTTGCTCGCCCGGCGCTTCCTCACGGATGCGGCACGCACCCCGGTGAATCTGCTGGTGCTCGTACTGGTGCCGGTGGTGTTCGTCGTAGTCGCCTCCCGCCCTCTGGCCGACACCGCCGACCTGCTCGGTGGCCCCGGCGGACCTGCGGTGCAGACCGCCACTGCAGGTTGGGCGGCCGGGTTCATCGCCGCCATCGCCATGTATTTCCAGCTGCGCGGCGCCCGAGCCGCCGACCGGCGCCTAGTCCTGGCCGGTCTGGCAGCGGCCCGGCTGGTTGCCGCTCGCATGGCCACGGGCCTGACTCTTGCGCTGCTGGCCGCCACTGCGGCCCTGGTGGCGCTCGCCGCGCGCACGGGGCTCGGGGACCAACCGGCCCGGGCGGTGGCCGGGACGGTGATGTACGCGGTGATCTACCTGGCGATCGGCGCACTGATCGGCGCACTGGCCGCGAACCCGGTCAACGGCACTGTGCTGGTGCTGTTCGTGTGGATCCTGGACGTCTTCTTCGGTCCCGTCCTCGGTGCCGCCGACCGGCCCCTGACCCGCGTGCTGCCCACCCACTTCGTGACCCTGTGGATGGTGGACCTGCCGTCCGGCCACGGCGGACACCTCGGCGATCTCGGCTGGGCCCTCACCTGGACCACCGCCGCTCTGGCCGCGGCGTGGACAGTGATCACCGCCACCACCCGCACACGTCACGCACACCGCCGCGCCCGCCCCGGCTCGCTGAGGAACCAGTTGGCCGCCGGGGTGCGGATGGGACTGCGCGAGGCGGGACGCAACCGGGTGCTGTGGGTGCTCCTGATCGCCGTCCCTGTCGTCTTCGTCCTGCTCGCGGTGGCCACCACTCCGGACGAGAACACCGCCCTGACGGTGCGCGAGAACGGGCGTACGTTCGCCCAGCAGGCGTGGCTGCCCGACATCCACGGCGGCACCATGGCTCCCATCGCCATCGGCTCTCTCGCCGCCCTGGCCGGCCTGTTCACCATCCTGGACGCCCGCTCGGGCGACCGGCGCCTGTCCCTGGCGGGTTTCCGTCCCGCAGTCCTGCTCGCCTCCCGGCTGGCCGTCGTCGCTTTGGGGGCGTTGGTTGCCACCGCCGCCTCACTCGCGGTCACGGCCACCGTCTTCGACGCCCGTAACTGGCCGCGCTACATCGCCGCCTGTGTCCTCATCGCCCTCACCTACGGCCTCATCGGCGTTCTGCTCGGCCCGCTGTTCGGACGCGTCGGCGGCGTCCTGATCGCCTTCCTCGTCCCCTTCCTGGACCTGGGCATCGAGCAGAGCCCGATGCTTCGCTCGTCCCCGGCCGACTGGGCACACGCGCTGCCCGGATACGGCTCCGGACGCATCCTGATCGACGCCGCCCTCACCCCCGGCTTCGACGAAACCGGCTCCCTGCTCATCGCCCTCGCCTGGCTGACCGGGCTCACCCTCGCCGCGGCCATCCTCTTCCGGCGCCCGGCCACCACCCCCGGGTAA
- a CDS encoding methyltransferase family protein has protein sequence MADAAYDLWPLVVLNTLLFVVFAASFFHPKTKRDWRAMGAYSAFLVALFTEMYGIPLTVYLLGSWLGSRFPLLKDTHAGGHLWNDLTGWSGDPHLSPFHLASYVAIGTGFWLIAAAWKHLHEAAQHDELATTGPYAWVRHPQYDGFLLIMIGFLLQWPTIPTLIMFPVLVYVYLHLARNEEREVAARFGEQWTAYAERTPAFWPKLRHRTPPHGRAPGNVRVPKQPATRRRA, from the coding sequence ATGGCTGACGCGGCATACGACCTGTGGCCTCTCGTGGTCCTCAACACCCTGCTCTTCGTGGTGTTCGCCGCCAGCTTCTTCCACCCGAAAACGAAGCGGGACTGGCGCGCGATGGGCGCCTACAGCGCCTTCCTGGTCGCCCTGTTCACCGAGATGTACGGCATCCCTCTGACCGTCTACCTGCTGGGCAGCTGGCTCGGCTCCCGGTTCCCACTGCTGAAGGACACCCACGCCGGCGGCCACCTGTGGAACGACCTGACCGGCTGGTCCGGCGATCCGCACCTGAGCCCTTTCCACCTGGCCAGTTACGTCGCCATCGGCACCGGGTTCTGGCTGATCGCCGCCGCCTGGAAACACCTGCATGAAGCCGCCCAGCACGACGAACTGGCCACCACCGGCCCCTACGCGTGGGTGCGGCACCCGCAGTACGACGGCTTCCTCCTCATCATGATCGGGTTCCTGCTGCAGTGGCCGACCATCCCGACTCTGATCATGTTCCCGGTCCTGGTCTACGTGTACCTGCACCTCGCCCGCAACGAAGAACGCGAAGTCGCTGCCCGGTTCGGCGAACAGTGGACCGCCTACGCGGAGCGCACCCCCGCGTTCTGGCCGAAGCTGCGCCACCGCACACCCCCGCACGGCCGGGCTCCCGGAAACGTCCGCGTACCAAAGCAGCCCGCCACACGGAGGCGAGCGTGA
- a CDS encoding DinB family protein produces the protein MASAHSMDRHAVYEDYERARQTFHRLLETAGEADLGKPTRGTRWTNEQLLWHMLFGYMLVRVLLVLVRVFGWLPGGVGRAFARLLDAATVPFHFINYLGPVGAVKVCGPRWMAAMFDRVVRSLSRRLAAESEADLARGMHYPVRWDPFFRDFMTLADIYRYPTQHFDFHHRQLTLEEGD, from the coding sequence ATGGCGAGCGCGCATTCGATGGACCGGCACGCCGTGTACGAGGACTACGAGCGCGCCCGGCAGACCTTCCATCGTCTGCTGGAGACGGCCGGTGAAGCGGACCTGGGCAAACCAACTCGCGGAACCCGGTGGACCAACGAGCAGCTGCTCTGGCACATGCTCTTCGGCTACATGCTGGTCCGCGTACTGCTGGTCCTGGTGCGCGTCTTCGGATGGCTTCCCGGCGGCGTTGGCAGGGCGTTCGCTCGCCTGCTGGATGCCGCCACCGTGCCGTTCCACTTCATCAACTACCTGGGTCCGGTCGGAGCGGTGAAGGTCTGCGGGCCTCGCTGGATGGCTGCCATGTTCGACCGGGTCGTCCGTTCCCTCAGTCGCCGACTCGCAGCGGAATCCGAGGCTGACCTGGCCCGTGGCATGCACTATCCCGTCCGGTGGGATCCGTTCTTCCGTGACTTCATGACGCTCGCGGACATCTACCGCTATCCGACCCAGCACTTCGACTTTCACCACCGACAGCTCACTCTCGAAGAAGGTGACTGA
- a CDS encoding cupredoxin domain-containing protein, producing the protein MTFPRPHRARTAVALGTASACTLLALVSCSNGGNGKGPATTSTPPAATSAAPAAARIVIENFAFSPANLHVRPGTKVTVVNRDSASHTVTATGDKAFDTGSIAGDVTATFTAPSAPGSYSYICTIHPTMKGTLTVG; encoded by the coding sequence ATGACCTTCCCCCGACCGCACCGGGCCCGCACCGCCGTCGCCCTGGGGACAGCCTCTGCCTGCACGCTGCTCGCCCTGGTCAGCTGCTCGAATGGTGGTAACGGCAAGGGCCCGGCCACCACCAGCACCCCGCCCGCCGCGACCAGTGCCGCTCCTGCCGCGGCGCGCATCGTGATCGAGAACTTCGCCTTCAGCCCGGCGAACCTTCACGTACGCCCCGGAACGAAGGTCACCGTCGTCAACCGCGACTCCGCCTCGCACACCGTGACCGCCACCGGGGACAAGGCGTTCGACACCGGCAGCATCGCAGGCGACGTGACCGCCACCTTCACCGCGCCGTCCGCCCCCGGAAGCTACTCCTACATCTGCACCATCCACCCGACCATGAAGGGCACCCTCACCGTGGGCTGA
- a CDS encoding IS701 family transposase, with translation MTEARGDLEAFAAELFDGFFRADQRRWGQAYVRGLLLDGRRKSVEPMAARLGEDGNRQALAHFITSSPWDPAHVRARLAWRMHEAIGPEALIVDDTGFLKDGDASACVSRQYTGTAGKVTNCQVGVSLHLAREQASAAVNWRLFVPASWDPASGQADAAKVARRGRCGIPAQVGHVEKRQLALDMIDETRSWGVDVPLVVADAGYGDAAAFRLGLEERSLPYAVGISCRHTAHPADARPVQPPTRAPALPPKAQYPDPAQTVKDLVIAVGRAAARPVSWRVGSRPGTGRNGFKRMYSRFVALRVRPAGRGLRKTTDAPELPERWLLAEWPATESEPVQFWLSSLPSGMPLATLVRLTKLRWRIEHDYREMKQALGLAHFEGRTWGGWHHHVTLVSAAHAFCTLRRMARAPKDTAAV, from the coding sequence ATGACCGAGGCCCGGGGGGACCTGGAGGCGTTCGCGGCGGAGTTGTTCGACGGGTTCTTCCGTGCGGACCAGCGGCGGTGGGGACAGGCGTATGTGCGAGGGCTGCTGCTGGACGGGCGGCGTAAGTCGGTGGAGCCGATGGCAGCCCGCCTCGGCGAGGACGGCAACCGGCAGGCGCTGGCGCACTTCATCACCTCCAGCCCGTGGGATCCGGCGCATGTGCGGGCCCGGCTGGCCTGGAGGATGCACGAGGCGATCGGTCCGGAGGCGCTGATCGTTGACGACACCGGCTTCCTCAAGGACGGGGACGCGTCTGCGTGTGTGTCGCGGCAGTACACCGGCACCGCGGGCAAGGTCACCAACTGCCAGGTGGGAGTGTCGCTGCACCTGGCCCGTGAGCAGGCCTCGGCCGCAGTGAACTGGCGGCTGTTCGTGCCCGCTTCATGGGATCCGGCCTCTGGACAGGCGGATGCGGCCAAGGTCGCCCGCCGCGGCCGTTGCGGCATCCCCGCCCAGGTGGGGCATGTGGAGAAGCGGCAGCTGGCCCTGGACATGATCGACGAAACCCGGTCGTGGGGCGTCGATGTCCCCTTGGTCGTGGCGGATGCCGGATACGGCGATGCCGCCGCCTTCCGTCTGGGGCTGGAGGAACGCAGCCTGCCCTATGCGGTCGGGATCTCCTGCCGCCACACCGCCCATCCGGCCGACGCCCGGCCCGTCCAGCCCCCTACGCGGGCACCGGCCTTACCACCGAAAGCGCAGTACCCCGACCCTGCGCAGACGGTGAAAGACCTGGTCATCGCGGTAGGCCGGGCGGCTGCACGGCCGGTTTCCTGGCGGGTAGGCTCCCGGCCGGGCACGGGCCGAAACGGCTTCAAGCGCATGTACTCGCGGTTCGTCGCCCTCAGGGTCCGGCCCGCCGGACGGGGCCTACGCAAGACCACGGACGCTCCCGAGCTGCCTGAACGCTGGCTGCTGGCCGAATGGCCCGCCACCGAGAGCGAGCCGGTGCAGTTCTGGCTGTCCAGCCTGCCCTCCGGCATGCCACTGGCCACCCTGGTGCGGCTGACCAAGCTGCGCTGGCGCATCGAGCACGACTACCGGGAGATGAAACAGGCCCTGGGACTTGCCCACTTCGAAGGCCGCACCTGGGGCGGCTGGCACCACCATGTCACCCTCGTCTCCGCCGCCCATGCCTTCTGCACCCTCAGGCGCATGGCTCGCGCCCCAAAAGACACAGCGGCGGTCTGA
- a CDS encoding DUF6448 family protein → MKAARAALQKGDVTYILPYVSEEGEQEVREAFGLADEARALGPTAGEVADRWFFETVVRVHRAGEGAPFTGLKPAGMDVGPVIPAVERALDAGSADELTELLCGIVREQVDARLVHAMALKEHAGEGVAAAREYIEASLGLQVWAHSLYKQAIADPHARAAHPRPRV, encoded by the coding sequence GTGAAGGCTGCACGTGCGGCCTTGCAGAAGGGAGATGTCACCTACATCCTGCCCTACGTCTCCGAGGAAGGAGAGCAGGAAGTGCGCGAGGCATTCGGCCTCGCCGACGAGGCGCGGGCGCTCGGCCCGACGGCCGGGGAAGTGGCCGACCGCTGGTTCTTCGAGACGGTTGTCCGCGTGCACCGTGCCGGGGAAGGTGCGCCCTTTACAGGACTGAAACCGGCCGGGATGGACGTCGGGCCGGTGATCCCGGCTGTCGAACGCGCTCTCGATGCCGGCTCCGCGGACGAGCTGACCGAACTGCTGTGCGGGATAGTCCGTGAGCAGGTGGATGCAAGGCTCGTACACGCCATGGCCCTCAAAGAACATGCCGGTGAAGGTGTGGCCGCCGCACGTGAGTACATCGAGGCATCGCTCGGCCTGCAGGTATGGGCCCACAGCCTCTACAAGCAGGCGATCGCCGACCCGCATGCCCGTGCCGCGCATCCCCGCCCGAGGGTCTGA
- a CDS encoding DUF2933 domain-containing protein: MNDKRNYGMYALAAAIVVVGALIVGASVESLVWLALVAACPLMMFFMMRSMHGQGTDSGHDQHRDDRHEGPLHKHDHHTGPGRA; this comes from the coding sequence ATGAACGACAAGCGCAACTACGGCATGTACGCCCTCGCCGCCGCGATCGTCGTCGTCGGCGCACTGATCGTCGGCGCGTCCGTGGAAAGCCTGGTCTGGCTCGCCCTCGTCGCTGCCTGCCCGCTGATGATGTTCTTCATGATGCGCAGCATGCACGGCCAGGGCACGGACAGCGGACACGATCAGCACCGTGACGACCGGCACGAGGGCCCGCTGCACAAGCACGACCACCACACCGGGCCCGGGCGGGCCTGA
- a CDS encoding ABC transporter ATP-binding protein produces MTPDAAQPLRAQTISAAVGAAAPEVSPGVVLAAAGVAKAYGRGVWPTRRRTPVLRGVDLELAGGEVVGLVGENGSGKSTLMKILVGDLAADSGTVSRSGRIGYCPQEPVVYERLTCDEHFELFGRAYGLDEQTERDSRARIYTQLGFERYATARADRLSGGTLSKLNLGLALLADPEVLLLDEPYAGFDFDTYLKFWDLVAQRRRAGRSVLIISHFVTDEERFDRIIQLRDGRAVPQ; encoded by the coding sequence ATGACTCCCGACGCAGCTCAGCCGTTGCGGGCGCAGACCATCTCCGCAGCTGTTGGCGCAGCCGCTCCCGAAGTCTCCCCGGGCGTCGTACTGGCGGCCGCCGGGGTGGCCAAGGCATACGGGCGCGGCGTGTGGCCGACCCGGCGTCGCACCCCGGTGCTGCGCGGCGTGGATCTGGAACTGGCCGGGGGTGAGGTCGTCGGCCTGGTCGGCGAGAACGGCTCCGGCAAGAGCACCCTGATGAAGATCCTGGTCGGGGACCTGGCCGCCGACAGCGGCACCGTCTCCCGCAGCGGGCGGATCGGCTACTGCCCACAGGAGCCCGTCGTCTACGAACGCCTCACCTGCGACGAACACTTCGAGCTGTTCGGCCGCGCCTACGGCCTGGACGAGCAGACCGAGCGTGACTCCCGCGCCCGCATCTACACCCAGCTGGGCTTCGAACGCTACGCCACCGCCCGCGCCGACCGGCTGTCCGGCGGCACGCTGTCGAAGCTGAACCTTGGCCTGGCGCTGCTGGCCGACCCCGAGGTGCTGCTGCTGGACGAACCGTACGCGGGCTTCGACTTCGACACGTATCTGAAGTTCTGGGACCTGGTGGCCCAGCGCCGCCGGGCGGGCCGGTCGGTGCTGATCATCAGCCACTTCGTCACCGATGAGGAACGCTTCGACCGCATCATCCAGCTGCGGGACGGACGGGCGGTGCCACAATGA
- a CDS encoding zinc-binding dehydrogenase, protein MRRVVVDHFGGPEVLRVVEDDDPRPGRGEVCVRVLAAGVSFTDALLRAGSYLGVPKPPFTPGYELVGVGEELPVGRRRALPVGGGPRYPDWFREDFHALLQLLRRGEIHPVVAERLPLSDARRAHELLERSAATGKIVLVPQSEDAAR, encoded by the coding sequence GTGAGACGTGTCGTCGTCGACCATTTTGGCGGCCCCGAGGTACTCAGGGTCGTGGAGGACGACGATCCCCGACCGGGGCGGGGCGAGGTGTGCGTCAGGGTCCTGGCCGCCGGTGTCTCGTTCACCGACGCCCTGCTGCGCGCCGGCTCGTATCTCGGTGTCCCGAAGCCGCCGTTCACGCCTGGCTACGAGCTCGTCGGTGTCGGCGAGGAGCTTCCCGTGGGTCGTCGCCGAGCGCTCCCCGTGGGTGGCGGACCCCGCTACCCGGACTGGTTCCGGGAGGACTTCCACGCGCTGCTCCAACTGCTTCGTCGTGGCGAGATCCACCCGGTCGTGGCCGAGCGCCTGCCGCTGTCGGACGCCCGCCGAGCGCACGAGCTCCTCGAGCGCTCGGCGGCGACGGGAAAAATCGTGCTTGTGCCTCAATCCGAGGACGCCGCTCGCTGA
- a CDS encoding SpoIIE family protein phosphatase has protein sequence MDEHQSDSGGSAGVHSQPLVGHPGVFRDLLPMAVWANDQDGRVWQWALAAENLLGWQAKDMLGQDGFPLLVPEPNRELARELVARTRAGETVVGAYPVRHQDGHLVEMEMWISPIPNPHGGPGTLVIAAETSAVKRMRDSLAALEGLFSQSPIGLALFDCELRYVRVNNALAAMNGVPATAHVGKQISEIVPGIDHAAAEASMRQVLTTGRAVVDLRTGRTAASPDQDRIWSCSYAPLTDSDGEPLGVIASVIDITKGQADHVRAERARQRFALLAEAGERIGTTLDLRQAAEGLAQMLVPQLADTAEVLLLEGVLAPDDVGVSTHGLLHCLAVAGLGSAAPAQQSAPEVTYRVPPDSVYTSSLAKRRPRTVPLPLPTLRAVPADPHCGLFAASTPGWARVVPLDARGKVLGLVIVTRTRSEPFDEQDTVLIDELVDRAALNIDNARLYASRREAALTLQRSLIKPLPTVPGLELASGYLPASSDNEVGGDWLDVLTLPDGRTGLIIGDVMGHGIRAAAVMGQLRVMARTLACQNVPPDRLLQHLDSTVADLGDYELATCAYAVYDPATSSCLITRAGHPPPALADPHGTVRFLDTPCGAPLGACPDDPYDTEQVPLPPGTLLALYTDGLIESHDTDLEQGLNQLAHALCTPDRTLEKTRDHLLAHLLPTPAQDDVAVLLARPR, from the coding sequence ATGGACGAGCATCAATCAGATTCCGGTGGCAGTGCCGGTGTGCACAGTCAGCCACTGGTCGGACACCCGGGGGTGTTTCGGGACCTCCTCCCCATGGCGGTTTGGGCCAACGATCAGGATGGGCGTGTGTGGCAGTGGGCGCTGGCTGCAGAGAATCTGCTGGGCTGGCAGGCCAAGGACATGCTCGGCCAGGACGGGTTTCCCCTGCTGGTTCCGGAACCCAACCGAGAACTGGCGCGCGAGCTGGTTGCACGGACCCGCGCCGGAGAGACGGTGGTGGGGGCGTATCCGGTGCGGCATCAGGACGGGCATCTGGTCGAGATGGAGATGTGGATTTCTCCGATCCCCAATCCCCATGGGGGGCCTGGCACGTTGGTGATCGCCGCCGAGACCTCTGCCGTGAAGCGGATGCGGGACTCGCTGGCCGCCCTCGAAGGCCTGTTCAGCCAGTCCCCGATCGGCCTGGCACTTTTTGACTGCGAGCTGCGTTACGTGCGGGTCAACAATGCGCTCGCCGCCATGAACGGCGTGCCCGCGACCGCGCATGTGGGCAAGCAGATCAGCGAGATAGTGCCCGGCATCGATCACGCGGCAGCGGAAGCCTCCATGCGGCAGGTGCTCACGACCGGACGCGCCGTGGTCGACCTCCGCACCGGCCGCACCGCGGCCAGCCCCGACCAGGACCGGATCTGGTCGTGTTCCTATGCCCCGTTGACCGACAGTGACGGCGAGCCACTGGGTGTGATTGCTTCGGTCATCGACATCACCAAGGGGCAGGCCGACCATGTGCGGGCCGAGCGGGCCCGCCAGAGGTTCGCGTTGTTGGCTGAAGCCGGCGAGCGCATCGGCACCACCCTGGATCTTCGGCAGGCGGCTGAAGGGCTGGCGCAGATGCTCGTGCCCCAGCTCGCCGACACCGCTGAGGTACTCCTGCTGGAGGGCGTGCTGGCCCCCGACGACGTCGGTGTGTCCACACACGGACTGCTGCACTGCCTGGCCGTGGCAGGGCTCGGTTCTGCCGCCCCGGCGCAACAGTCCGCACCGGAAGTCACCTACCGCGTCCCTCCCGATTCGGTGTACACATCCTCTCTCGCCAAGCGGCGCCCCCGCACAGTCCCTCTGCCCCTGCCGACGCTCAGGGCCGTGCCGGCCGACCCGCACTGTGGCCTGTTCGCCGCCAGCACGCCGGGCTGGGCGCGCGTCGTCCCCCTGGATGCCCGGGGAAAGGTGCTGGGCCTGGTGATCGTCACCCGCACCCGCAGTGAACCGTTCGACGAACAGGACACCGTGCTCATCGACGAGCTGGTCGACCGGGCCGCTTTGAACATCGACAACGCCCGCCTGTATGCCAGCCGCCGCGAAGCGGCCCTCACCCTGCAACGCAGTCTCATCAAGCCGCTGCCCACCGTGCCGGGGCTCGAGCTGGCCAGCGGCTACCTGCCTGCCAGCAGCGACAACGAAGTGGGCGGCGACTGGCTCGACGTACTCACACTTCCCGACGGCCGGACCGGCCTGATCATCGGTGACGTCATGGGCCATGGCATCAGAGCCGCAGCGGTCATGGGCCAACTGCGCGTCATGGCCCGCACTCTGGCCTGTCAGAACGTGCCACCGGACCGCCTGCTGCAGCACCTGGACAGCACCGTCGCCGACCTCGGCGACTACGAACTGGCGACATGCGCCTACGCCGTCTACGACCCCGCCACATCCAGCTGCCTGATCACCCGGGCAGGCCACCCTCCACCCGCCCTGGCCGACCCCCACGGCACGGTCAGGTTCCTCGACACCCCCTGCGGCGCCCCACTCGGCGCCTGCCCGGACGATCCCTACGACACCGAGCAGGTCCCCCTGCCGCCGGGCACCCTGCTCGCCCTCTACACCGACGGACTGATCGAGAGCCACGACACCGACCTGGAGCAGGGCCTCAACCAGCTCGCCCACGCTCTGTGCACACCAGACCGCACGCTGGAGAAGACCCGCGACCATCTCCTCGCCCACCTGCTCCCTACACCCGCACAAGACGACGTCGCCGTCCTCCTCGCACGGCCCCGCTAG
- a CDS encoding SHOCT domain-containing protein, translating to MMYWDGGWAWMMFMPLLWIVLIGLVVWAVIRLTHHPAGHGDGPEHRWPQRETPEEILDRRFASGEIDADTYAEARQQLAAHRARPQ from the coding sequence ATGATGTACTGGGACGGCGGCTGGGCCTGGATGATGTTCATGCCGCTTCTATGGATCGTCCTGATCGGTCTCGTCGTGTGGGCGGTCATACGCCTCACCCACCATCCGGCCGGCCATGGGGACGGCCCCGAGCACAGGTGGCCGCAGCGGGAGACCCCGGAGGAGATCCTCGACCGCCGCTTCGCCTCCGGCGAGATTGACGCGGACACCTATGCCGAGGCGCGGCAGCAGTTGGCCGCTCACCGTGCGAGGCCGCAGTGA
- a CDS encoding NADPH-dependent F420 reductase, with protein sequence MNTIAVLGNGRVGGNLATALIRAGHEVTVADRAPGAAADAARTAQIVINATPGAGSLDRLVALREELRDKILVDVSNATTDGPDGLPADLIYPGSSLAEQLQEALPETRVVKTLNTMLFPVMTAPAALTRTPTAFLSGEDPQAKQTVRELLTDLGWQKEWITDLGGIQTARATEAAILFVPHVIRSSGFAPFAISIAR encoded by the coding sequence TTGAACACGATCGCAGTTCTCGGAAACGGCCGCGTCGGCGGCAACCTGGCCACTGCCCTCATCCGGGCAGGGCATGAGGTGACCGTGGCGGACCGCGCGCCAGGCGCCGCCGCCGACGCTGCCCGGACAGCCCAGATCGTCATCAACGCCACCCCGGGTGCCGGCTCGCTGGACCGGCTCGTCGCCCTGCGCGAAGAACTCCGGGACAAGATCCTCGTCGACGTCTCCAACGCCACCACCGACGGACCGGACGGACTGCCCGCCGACCTGATCTACCCCGGCTCAAGCCTCGCCGAGCAACTCCAGGAAGCGCTCCCCGAAACGCGCGTCGTCAAGACACTCAACACCATGCTCTTCCCGGTGATGACCGCGCCAGCCGCTCTCACCCGGACGCCGACCGCGTTCCTCTCCGGCGAGGACCCGCAGGCCAAGCAGACCGTCCGTGAACTGCTCACCGACCTCGGCTGGCAAAAGGAGTGGATCACTGATCTCGGCGGGATCCAGACCGCCCGCGCCACGGAGGCCGCGATCCTGTTCGTACCGCACGTGATTCGGTCCAGCGGATTCGCGCCGTTCGCGATCTCAATCGCCCGCTGA
- a CDS encoding class I SAM-dependent methyltransferase — translation MSQQMRPPIRSRPVFARFYAKVAGPALAKAGVTEHRKRLLTGLSGEVIEIGAGNGLNFPHYPGTVTRLLAVEPEPHLRELAVHRARSAAVTVHVVGGRAEQLPAEDASFDAAVVCLTLCSVADPRAALAELHRVLRPGGKLRFFEHVRAESPAMRRVQRVLDATVWPLLVGGCHVGRDTQSAIAAAGFRLIEMEKFSFPDSRLPSPAATHILGTAQREPVGTS, via the coding sequence ATGTCCCAGCAGATGAGGCCACCCATCCGGTCGCGCCCGGTCTTCGCCCGCTTTTACGCCAAGGTCGCCGGTCCAGCCCTGGCGAAGGCGGGCGTCACGGAACACCGCAAGCGCCTGCTGACCGGCCTGTCCGGCGAGGTCATCGAGATCGGTGCGGGCAACGGCCTGAATTTCCCCCACTACCCCGGCACAGTGACCCGGCTTCTTGCGGTGGAACCCGAGCCCCACCTGCGCGAGTTGGCCGTCCACCGCGCCCGCTCCGCTGCCGTCACCGTTCACGTGGTGGGCGGCCGGGCCGAGCAACTTCCTGCCGAGGACGCCTCGTTCGACGCGGCCGTCGTCTGTCTGACGCTGTGCTCGGTCGCCGACCCGCGCGCCGCGCTCGCCGAACTCCACCGGGTGCTGCGGCCAGGCGGAAAGCTCCGCTTCTTCGAGCACGTACGTGCCGAATCGCCGGCGATGCGGCGCGTACAGCGGGTCCTGGACGCGACCGTCTGGCCCCTGCTGGTGGGCGGCTGCCACGTCGGCCGCGACACCCAGTCCGCGATCGCCGCAGCCGGGTTCCGTCTCATCGAGATGGAGAAATTCTCCTTCCCCGACAGCCGACTGCCCTCGCCCGCCGCCACGCACATACTCGGCACAGCTCAGCGCGAACCGGTAGGCACATCATGA